The Rhipicephalus sanguineus isolate Rsan-2018 unplaced genomic scaffold, BIME_Rsan_1.4 Seq92, whole genome shotgun sequence region TACTACATTAGTATTTACAACTCAACAATGAGACCTAATAAAATCTAATGAACATAAAAAAGTCTTgcaaacaagaaaacaacaattTTAATAACCATGAAACCTTTTTCCAAGGTTGGGGCTTATTTTCTATCGCGCAACAACAGGTTGACGGCGGTTCAATGCTTGCTATTTTTGGGTCAATGAGGTTCCACTCCCTAACTGCACTAGGAAAATGAGTATTTAAATGTGTTAGAGTTGCAAAAATTCATGTAAAGTTTTATCCTGTTTATTACGTGATATCCGGGACCTAGAGAAGTTGACGTAACTTGAAGAATTCATGTTAAAGCGGTTGTGCAGAAGGTTATGCATAAATTTTAAACGAGCTTGTTTTGCTCTGACTGTCAGTTTGTCTAGACCGGATGATTCCAGAAATTAAGTGGGCGATTCAGTACGTTTGTATCTGTTACAAATGAACCGTATCGTCTTTCtttaacttttacagcgaaagctgttatgagatcatttcaacggccgtttttggtggcgtagttgtccgccgccgccgccgccgccgccgccggtgtccgtaaccactatcgctcgaaataagaaaaaaaaacgaaataagaaaaaatttccaggatggaacggggttcgaacctgggtcctctgcgtgggagcccagtgttgtacctcagagccatgccggtgcttggaactgccttgcaaaacgacgctatacaggtcTCATGTCCAGAAacaaccacgttaacatatgtaatttactgtggtagaagagtgaaataacaaccacgcaccacgcaacgcgaattctgtaaccaggcgtcacacaatgcgaattgcgcaacgagtgggctgttggacgcttccaacccactacaaggggctctgcaataattcttcatcgtcatcaggcacaacatcaacaaagtgcgcatgatgccttacatgtttttagcgggtaccacggctctccgttgaatgacgaaaaatggcatagtggctgctgccctacttcacagaaattatgatttatagcgtagtgggttcctcgcaagtgcacttgcattggttgccaaggaagcccatgagcccatcatccatttcctcagggtctcaacaaagttcttaccccctctctctgtctctctttctcacgtcaatatatgttatattgcatggtgggagagttaaatagcgaccgggcgtcacacaatgcgaattacgtaactggtgagccgtttaaagcttccagcccattacgaagggctgagccacagttcttcatcgacatcagtcgtcacgtaaacaaggtgcacataatgccttacatatgtgtagctggaacctcgcttctgcgcacaatgacgaataatcgcgttgtaggtgcttcccaatttcacaaatattgtgatttatggcgtagtgaggaccttgctagtgtacttgtattagtagccccaagagagtttagaacgggctctaaaaatgccgctcttcctgctttcgctgtgactgtgctgcgctttccgcgcaggcctggcattttttttgtaGTTGTAGTTGATATGAGAGAACCAAACAGTGTTAGCATATTCTAGTACTGGCCGCAAAAAGGTTACATAACTGTGGAGTTTGACATGGATGGGAGCAGACTTCAGGGACCTTTGAAGAAAGAACAACTCACGGGTGGCTTTTGAGGAGATGTTGGCAGTGTGTGTGTTCCACCTGAGGTCGGATGTAACAGTTAGTCCTAGATATTTGTGTTTATGGACTTTAGTTAATTTAGTGTTACCAAGTGAGTAAGTAAATTCTGATGGGTTCTTCTTTCTTGTCACCGTCATTGACACAGATTTGCCAGTGTTAATAGACATTCGCCATTGTTCACGCCAGGTGTTTATCACGTTAAGTTATCACGTTAAGGACACCTAGTGAGACTTATTTACAAATGCCTGTAGAATCTCCAGGTCCTATCCTTAACAACGAACAAGGATGCCGCGTTTCATAAGGTTTACTAGCCAATTCCTGCTTCTGGGCAACGCGCAGTCCTTTTAGCGCAAATTTCTAACTCCAGATTTCTTTTACTACTGAATGCTACTCTTGTATTCTGTACTCACAACAATTTTTACTTTTCAGGAATGTCTGTGGGCGGCGTCTTCGTCGGGGCCACTGTTCTTGTCTCCCAGTATTTCGAGGCACGGCGCGCTACGGCCATTAGTCTCATCTTTACGCTCAGCGGAACCAGCATGCTTTACGTTCCATACCTGGCTGAGCTATGTCGCTCTACCTACGGCATCAACGGCACATTCTTGTTGTTGGGTGGAGTAATGCTGAATGCATTCCCGCCAGTTTTCACCCTCCGCAGTCCCGAATGGCTGCGACGTGAAACCACTCCTTCCATTAGAGCACGCAACGAATTCCACGAAGCGACGCTCGCAGAAAAAAGCAACAATCACGCCACCATTGACAGTGATCACCAAAATTTATCTTCTAATGGTACGGGAGAGTGTGTGGATAACAACATCGACGTGAAGCTCGCAGAAGCCCTATTTGAACGACACGTGCAGCTCCTTCAATCGCGAAAACCACTAACAGATTACCTACAAAGAAGCCACATACGAAAACAAAGTTCCCCGAGTGTGCTGAAAAAATTCGCCACTGCGAAATTCGTGGTGATTGCATTATCGTTTTCAGTTGTGGCATTCGGTATGGCAACGTTTATCATGTTAGCAGTAGACCTCGCGACTGACAGGGGAGTCGAGCCTTCTAAGGCAGTGTTCCTTCTGAACGTTTTCGCTGCCGCCGATATTTGCATGAGGCCAACCAGTGGCCTTCTTGTTGACTTCAAGATATTGTCCCTGGAAGCCGTGATGTTTCTGGGCTTCCTTCTTCAATTCGTCGCCTGCGAGCTCCTTGCCATTCTCAAAGCATTTCCACTCATGCTGGCGTCTGGGGCAATATATGGCGTCAGTAACGGGTGCAGGTTCACACTCCTAGCGCCGTGCCTTGTGAAGGACTTTGGAGTGGAGGCACTGCCAATTATGATGGGCGTAGTGACCTTCTGCAATGGACTCGCGCTCCTCACaaggccccttctagtgggtacGTGTGCGCTTTTCTTTAAAATTGTGACACTTCAAGCGATTGTAATGCGTAAGGTGCAAAAGAAATGGAACGTACAAGCACTCGTCCAACAAACATACCGAAAAAGTGACTACCAGAGGCAATTTGTCGCAAGAAACACTTCTGTATATGATTCACGCTATAAAAGATTTTGTTGCTTCGTCACCCTTGATCGGGTTACCTATGATGGCAACTGTCTCGGGAAGTTCAACATCGTAACTTCGTTCTCATTAATGCTAATAAACGTAAGTGCAATGTCCGTATTGCTTAATTTTGCTTAGTTTTGCTGCAGTTCTTAAAAAAATTAACAACTACTGTgtaagcatttctgaaaaaaaatctGGCACGATTGAGCGAAGACGCGTAGCAAAATTTTTTCGGAAACCTTCACAAGGAATGACGTGCGAATTCTTTTGTTCAGTAATAGAGCGTGACACTAGTCTCAGCTGAACTGCACGTGGCGTTTTAAATTCAAAGAAGCTCTATAAATCTGATTATATTTCGAACATTTGGGGCCCCAGGAAATTTGCGTTTGATTTTTGTTCCTTATTGCAGTCAAATTTCACGGCATTTCTCGTGTTCTTCAGTTCTGTGTTAATCTCGCTCAACCCGAAATGTGGGAGCGATATTGTATGTGCTGGTATGTGTCATCGAAGTAATGGGGGACAAAATGAAGTGGTGGCGTTTGAGTCGCACCACTGGGTGCCCAAATGTGAAAGGCATGGATGTGTATCGTAATTGACCGCTCGTGTATGTGGAATACTTTGGAGCGGAAACAGAGCTATGGCTGTGAAATTGTTCAGTGGCTCAACCACAGAAGTCGTCACTTAACGATGCTCTCTACCGAAAATAGACACATAGCCGTTATGACTTGGTAGGATTGCCGACACTAAATTTTTGTAAGATATTGTTATTGGCGCTACATATTAATGCGTTGTTGTAATTAAAAAAACGTTAACGTACCAATACTTTTATGGCACAACTATGCGTTCTTGCTATTTTCCGCTCGCAGTAATGCGATATCACTGAAAAATATAGTTTTAAATCCCGCCATAGTTCTTAATATTCTTTTGCATGTTAGGTTGTTTAGTTGAAGTATTAGTCTTGTATACCAGAGGGAATTGTTACTTTTTTACTGAACTTTGAACGCTGAAGCGTTTATTACAGTGTCTTCTGATGTATTTGATATCGCGAGATATGGAGGTGCGAGTTCCGTTCTGGTGAATCCAGTTTTGTCCTTTGATAGCCGCCTTCCAAAAGAAATAATTTATTGATATAATTGACACCATTAAAAATAATAGGCAAAAATCTCTTATTCAGTTTTCTTATTTCACCTAATCATAGGCTAATGTGGTTTTTCGCCAGAAATACTTTATAGGCCTAATTCAGCATCCAGGTTCCATAAGATGAATAGATATGGGACGAGTGGCAGCCTCTCAAGTGCTTGAAGTTATACGCTGCCTGCCTAACGCGAAAGTAATACGTGTTAACAAGATTCGTTTCCTTCCAGCATACTTTAGCTTTCTTCACCGTCTATGGCGGAAGGTTACATATGTAAATATGAAAGGTTTAATATGTACATAATAAAGTATACCTGAAGCAAATGATACCCATAAGAATTAACCTGTGGCAAGCTAGATTTATTTCTgcctaaaaaagcatttggattGCAGTTAGACTTGCTCGTATGGGAGATACGAATATGAACATTTTGTCTCAGCCAATGTCGCTGCACTATGTGCGAATTTCAGATTGTGCCTAAAAAAAACAATTCCCTTTAGTTAGCTTTGGCGTGCAATCTATTTTGCGTATGAGCGCTTTTGCTAAAACGGctttttcatctttttgcacaaaaaCCCAGACTTCCCAATTTAAATTGTCTCTAATTGAATAGCAGTATGCACAAAATTGAATATTTCAGGTGTGGTGCTCTAAATGCCGGCCCCTGAACGAATGTAGTGGCTCGTGTGTACTGAATCATTCACGCTTCTTGGAAGCGCCATGATCAGTGCACTTACATCCCAAGTCAGAAATGGCAGAACACTGGTATAGTCTGTTTTTCCATATGGTCCCACATGGCGTCTAAATTAAGAATTCTCTTGCCTTATCATCCATTTCGAATTCACGCTGAAATTCGGTATATCGCGAAATCACCATAACAGGTTAAACAGGTTATATTTCTCGTACTTCTATAGAGCTTCCTGCATTAAAATCGACGAGTGCCTTTTGATGCACactttgtttctgtgcttttaAGGTAAAGCAGCATTACCAATACTATTTTACAAGCGATCCATTACAATATTTTCCAGGATATTGGCGTGACACAGTGAAAACGTACGATGGCCTTCTTCACTTCATGGCCGGGATGAATGCCTTCTTCGCCGTCGCCTGGATTGTACAGATCTACGTGAAAAGACGAGAACAGCCAGCTCTACACACCTGAGCCTATATCTGTAGGAGTTTGCCGGTTGGTGTCACAGAAAATCAATTGTAAATCGGGGCATGAAACTTCGTACTCTAATTTCAGCCGTGACTATTATTCTGATTCCCCGATGCCGCCTGTAATATTTATGGTGTACAGTAaaaatggctatgctatatgcagTTTTGTTGTGTTTAACATATACATGAGAGACTTGAGGGATGGGGTGCTATATATAGAATCAGTAAGTGTACTCTCCCCTTAATGCTTTGAATTTTTGTAGAACTTGCGTTGCTATTTAGTTGTCTTTTTCGTGACGTTCTATACCTTAAGTTTCAAAAAAACCAATACTTTCTAAAACAGTATGTGATGTTCTCTATATATTAACGTAGATTTTATGTTATTTCATAAATATTGAACAGTCCTGCATTGGCATTGGGCAGTGTGCTCGTCCGTTATGAGTGTGAAATCGAAAGGAGAGAGAAGCTGAGAATAGTCTGACCTTTTCATTCACTTATTGTTAGTTTTTTGTATCTACAGAATGTTTATCTTTGAAGTGGCCGTTACTGCAGCGCGTTATTTAAGTGCATGGAGAGTGGTCGATACGAGACAGTTGAATCTGCGTGTAACTTCGTTGGCAGAATATGCGGAAAATGTAACGCACGATTGTAGCACAGCGCAAAATCGCCGACCATTTGTCACTGCTCTCGCTATAGGCACTGAAACTGTAGGTAAATCaaaccagagcgacggtccgcttgctctttaccgcgcgccggccgtcagcggtgagcgacaaggcagagatatGCAGCGTTGCCATGGCGATGCCCAGTATTCAACGGCGGTCACATTGTCAAATATGCCAAATCACAGCTGCCGCTGTACCTCGACCTTGTGGAACGTCAGCTGCACATGGACACACCACCGTTACACTCCTTAACCTGAAAAATAAAAACGGCACGCAGACTGTCGTAATATTCAAGAACACATGGCGAAGTTTATTAATTACggttatatttatttattcgatGATTCGTGTCAAGACATAACCCCCATTAGGCTACATTGCATCTTCCCTAACATGGCATACATACCTGCCAGTCATTAAATATACAAAATCACCCCTAATAAAGTAAAGCAAGTTGCATTCAGGTGCTTGATAGTGGGGGAGGGACAGCTGGGTGTTGCCGACCATTAGAGACGTTTTTGCAGATTTCTACGTTTAAGTAATGAGCATGTGTATAGCAGAacccgcttgccattttggtatGGTCACGGGCATGGATATGTCGCTCTGGCACGGGCAACAAAATGACATCGAttggacgacgacgacagcgTTTTTGTGGGGCTCAGCCAAGAGCTGCCCTGTTGACCGACCCAACTCTACGTAGAGTTTACCACACTACTAAGCcttcgcattacgatggaggcgaaacgtcaGGGACACGTGTGCATGCGCTAGTGCACGATAAAAAACCCTTTATGGTTGAAATtttgggagccctccactacgccggcCTTGTTTGGGCTCGTAAGACCCCAGAAACTTATACGCCTGTCGCTCGACAAATTTAATGTCAATTTTGGCCAGCAAACACCACTTCAACCTACCGCTTTAATAACACTTAAACTCATGTTGCCCTACAATGCTGTTCATACTTCATTGTTACAGCTAACAAAGTAAAGTAATaatttctagggttttacgttccaaaaccacgaagtcattataagggacaccgtagttgagggctcctgcaatttcgaccacctggaggtcTTCAGTGTGAACTTATAGAGCATACACAAACCTGCAGAGTTTTGCCTTTATCTAAATGCGGCCTCCTCAGGCGGGATTTAGTCacgactttcgggttagcaggCGAACACCATAAGCATTTGACCACGGCTTACAAAGTTTGTACCGCAGCTTACAAAGTCATGACCATACGTGCCACCGGGACCGAAAATCTCGCGCCAAAACGTTTCTGTCGAGGAATATAGGGTAGAAGTCACGTGGCAGTCCATATTTTTCagtcactaaacaacaaatttactcctcACAAGAGCTTGCAAAAAagtcaaacattactttcagtcacgcaagaaaaagcacttttttgcggaaatgatagctgtatttctcttaaatatggCTTTTATCACGGCGCCTCTAGCGAGTgttttggcgtcgccgagggcaggATTTGAACGAAGCCACTATGGTTTTTctttagctgcgacggggtcgattttttcgccccccttcggcgatggctggaacttgagattTTCCGAGGCCTGATAACAGCAGTCCTCTGTGAATTGCGCTCCGCTTCCGCAAAACCAGGGAACCACCCATCAGGGATGCTATGGAGGCTACGAAACGGCGGCTAGAGAACTGCAGGAAACCGGCCGCAGAAGCGCGAGTGCTGCGGCGGGAGCGGCGGCCGTGCTCTGGGAAATGCAGCTATAGAGATGATGAAAAGGGATGCACCAAGGAGGGCGCATTAGAATTTACCTTTCTGTGTccctttctcatttcatttcgATTCTCGAATATTTTGCAAAGACAAACCATaccctttttattgcgatagcaattacatggatatCGTCGTTGCCGTGGACGTCATCTCTCgggtatgtatatataaataaaatccaGTAACAAAATACAATAGGAGGAAGAAATTCGGAAGCGCGCCACCGAGTTTCGAAACTGCAACCCTCGCTACGCAGCGCAGCACGCTAGACAACGAGGCCACCCGCCATCCGTTCTTTGgagtactaacggcgagctaattCTATACAAGATTTACAGGCTCGTTGGTGcgtcagcgtgtgcagtatcaacagcgagattgcccgaagggcgcgctttaaagcaacctCCTATATTTTGCTTCaatgtgaaaactgcccttgagatgcgcacTCAAAAGTGGCCCATTTTTGTACCCACGACACTCGCAATGTGAAACGCCGGGTAAACagtgcgtcgaacgccaccgcgaaGTAGGAGACGCGGAGCGATCACTGCACGCaccgcacttttcaagaaaaaaataagatgtctaagagcgttggggtgtagcgcactgctcaaacacgaagtaacaaatgtgacagttctttgttcgcgcttgtcctgtgtatacctgtgcgtcctTCATACTAGCGTGATAGTTGCGCCACAAtacgcatgcgcgggaattagtcgagtaTCAAGTTTAGATACATATTTTCTGTTCGAGCaataaaactttcagttgtgagtaagggCTTCTGGTGTTCACTTTATTGTCTTAGTCTTTTTTAGCGCGACTAATACGCCAGTATGAATCAGTAcgaactagctcgcctttccgttttgtgcgttcttttcgagcgtccttccttgtgtttgagcagcgcgctgcaagtgtagaGCCGTGACCATTGTTAGTGTGCGTTCATCCTGTATGCGTTGTTTTCCTGCGTCCTTCGCGTTTTTAGGGGCGCTGCGTGTATCGCGCTGCTAGCCGTTCtgcgtgtgacattctaatttgctgctatcgcattcattgctgcgctTTTGTGCCGAAACTGCGACCGTTTTTTGCAGATAAAGCTGTTGTGTGATCAAAAAAGGAAGCGATttcggtggcgtagttgtccgtcgccgccgccggtgtccgtaactgctatcacACGCAATGAGAAAAAATATTCAGAATCGAGGGGTacttgaacccaggccttctgcgcggCGATCGATTGTTCTACCTCATAACCaggccggtgctcgaaactgcttcgcaaTAAGACCCTATACAgctgtcatgtcgggcaaggaatagtgttaacatatctaatatagcgtgacagaagagtaaaataaaagcCAGGTACTgcacaatgcgaatttcgtaaAGAGTGGTGgtgtaaagcttcccacccattacaaaatgctcaCAAATAATTATctatcgtcatcagtcacagcatcagtGAAATGCGCATAATGTCTGTAGCGTCTTGCGCGCAAAACTACACAAGGACAGACACGGAATGGATGCTAGTCCTGTGTTCCTTGTCTGTTCTTGTATCGTTCTGTGCTACAGTACTTCCTCttgaagtcatgaaccaactattTCAAGAAAACGTCCTGCTATGTACCTAATGCCTTgtagatgtgtagtgggtaccacgcttctccagTATGTAGaagaatggcatagtgggtgcttccctacttcggaAACATTATGGTAATTCATGGCGTAGAAAGTACCTTGCAACTAGGCCGCTCCTTTAGCTATCGATGCGACTAGGCTGCGTGTTTCACgaaggcctggcgtcttttttttttctttttgaattgGGCACAGTCCCTCGATCTCCCGCTTCGtaaaatcgccaggcctgtgcAATGCACgtagcagagtcacagcgaaagctgaaagagctgCCTTTCCAGAGTTCCTTGTAGACTATCTTGGGGCAAGTGATACaactacacatgcaaggtaccgaCTAAGCCACAAACCACCGTAACTTTCGGAAAGTAGGGAAACACCCATTATGCCATCATTCGTCGTCAAGGTCCGGACGATGAAGACTCTGTAGCGTCGAGGACGGCGTCACTCCTGGAAGGTGTTTTCTCCTTTACACAATACAGATTTCTGTAAAAACGCCCTGTGACAGTTACGCTAATGTCGTTTCCGCACACGAACTCTATGTCATTTTAATAGAgttgagtgttgggcgagtttgtgTTTGGACCTCAATCTCATCGTAAGTAGCCCAATGGCAAGGAATGGACGAACACAGGCGCCAgtgacaactgattttattgaatACAGATCCACACGTTTATATACCcacaagctgcgcaggcgcaCCGTCACAACGAAAAATGGAGAGGATCAAACATGAGGTTATGAAACCAGGCGCGACAGGAATATCATTTCAACGTTGTGCAGCGCAATCGATGTGTCGCTTGTAGATTCCTTACCTCCTTTCTTAATAAAACATGACTGTGATGTGTCACGAGCTGTTTTTTGCTTACTACGGCATAGGATTTCGGCGCGCCTAAGTGTGGTTCGGCATTGGAACACGCCATTCACTGTTCAACAAGATTCTTATTAGTCAGAATTCTGGCGTACTCACCGAGTCGGTCTTTAGGGCATGCCCCGTCCGGCGGATGTATAGTTCGCCGCCGGacagtataatcgcgtacatggCATTGTTGGTACACCGAACACAACGTTTTTTATGGTTCTTTTTACAGCCCCCATTTCTGTCTGCACAAGTGGCGCGACGGCTGAGCTGAGCAAGCTTCTTGGGGGGCCAAAAAACCAACAGCACGTTGAAACGACAcgccacttttttcaggctacGTGTGACCTAGTGCTTCTCTCAGTTAGAGTGTACTCGGCTCTTTTAGAGAAAAAGAGCcacattttatttttaatatacccCATTGTTGTAACTCGAGCTTCAGTGAGCGGACATTGATGACTAATctgtagggctgtgcgaatattcggaaATTACGAGTCGAGTAGTGTTCCATTCAGTTCGGTACTCAAATATTAATAAAAATAGTGAGTATTTTTCAAATAATAGGACCTGACGGAAAAACTTCAGAAGAACAAAACGTTCGAAGAGACAGGGGTTTAATGTTTTAATCACtgaattaccaagatgcatgcagcccaaggttttGCGGCACTATCGACGGTAATATCGATTACAGCAGGAGTCTcaaacatttttttgtgtgtggggcACCCCGTGCGGAATCCAACTTTTTGAAACATAACCGCGTGAAGTAAAATCGCAATGTTTTAGAAcaggcgtccagattttagtcgttcTGGCGATCGGTATCGATGTCTGGATCCCGACgacaaatccccttcagaaatggcccatACATGGGATACGGGAAAGGCCGCGTTGCTAGcgacaacgttagctgacatttttgtATAAACTGCAGCCTCACTGCCCTGCATTTCGATAGACGCGAaagtgctcgaggcccgtgtacttagatttaggtgcacgttaaagacccccaggtggtctaaatttccgtagccctccactacggcgtcccgcgtaatcatatcgtggttgtgggatgTTTAGCGCGAACAATTGCTAAAATAGCACACACAAAAGTCACCAATCATGCAAGAAGGCTAGTCATGTAGATTTTGAGCGTTGCCAGCAATTTTGCGAAAACATCTGCCAGAATGTGCAAATAGCcagatttctcggcttgtgttgTTGCGTGTTGCCTTCATTCGTCCTTCCTATTCACTAGGAAGTCACGATAAATTAATTCTATTTGCCGCATGTAAGTACAGGGGTATTTAGAAGTACAATAAAACTATTTGTTCCCGCTGCCTTGCTTTAAAAATTTATGTGATTACCGGTATTTACCAGAACATTACCGGAAAATGGCTTGCATACTAATGTACATGCAACGCACACAGAAATAATGCCTTAATAACAAATAATAGCCTTACGGTATTGGAGCGCCCCTTGGAAAATAGGAGCATAAAGCGTTAGCGTAATTTGTCTAGCAACAAATTTTCGTAAGCTAGAGTGGAAGTCCTAAAGGCATTCACTCCGTAAATATAACAAGtaatttgaaatcagcacaaatAATAGCATATCTGTGCTAAGAATTGTAAAATATGATGTACAAGGAGATAAACTGGTTTCAATAGCCACATCAGACCCTTAGGGCACCTTGGAAAACGTGTACCAGTGCTGTGGCGTAGTTGCGAATGTGTGGTACTGCGTATGTGGAAGCGCACGTCATTTCAAAGTTGTGCTGGAATTATACTGAAGCAAAACCACAGAGACACATAGTAAGTCACTGTCAAACGAAAAAGACGCGCCTAGAAATAAGGGAACCCTGCATTAATCTCGGTTTACATTCAATGAAGCACCTGCAATGAATATTGCACTTATCAGTTGCCGTTTCTCCTCCCAACTGAGGTAGCATGCTTAAAACAGATCGGCACACGTGCGCCTATATTGTGCGGATATTTTCTGTGCTTGTAGGGATTGTGACATGCTCAGAGGCGTCGCTGCTCCCTGAATGTACCGATTCACTATCCTTCTTTTATGACAACACTGTATAACTTCAGCTCTGGTAATGTCAAGCATTAGTGCTGTGCGATGCATAAtttttctgtgctttatttgcggCCACACTAGTTGGCTTTTTCATGTCTTgttggcgaaaaaaaataatttttttagttatcAGTAGTCGTGCTGTTTTCATTCGTAAACATTCGAAAAAATATTCGGTGCGCTCCGCCCTTGGTTctcattattcgaattcgcttcgaagttGAAAATTTCGCAATTGCACACCCC contains the following coding sequences:
- the LOC119378665 gene encoding monocarboxylate transporter 2, translated to MATFIMLAVDLATDRGVEPSKAVFLLNVFAAADICMRPTSGLLVDFKILSLEAVMFLGFLLQFVACELLAILKAFPLMLASGAIYGVSNGCRFTLLAPCLVKDFGVEALPIMMGVVTFCNGLALLTRPLLVGTCALFFKIVTLQAIDCDDPEYTEKPPGKARETEFTELPFVQNGSSCLNGLPSLESNSTSANKNN